Proteins encoded together in one Cellulomonas gilvus ATCC 13127 window:
- a CDS encoding cytochrome P450: protein MSEHEPADELSPDAPAHGHGGPHADWNPRGPRVRRDPVAAYDALRAQCPVARGPDGAWTVFSHADVMRVALDHETFSNAVSRHLQVPNGLDGPEHTAFRALVERFFTPERIAELAPAVTRVADELAATLVVPGTVDAVALGARFAVRAQSVWLGWPASLEEELLDWVAANRDATRSRDQVRTRDVALRFDAIIRALTDARRATPRADVTTELLRTRVGGRTLTDDEVVSVLRNWTGGDLGSIALCTGVVLAHLADDPRLQDRVRDGVSDRELDAIVDETLRLDDPFVSNRRVATRPVELGGRRIAAGDRVVMSWTAANRDERVFGPPERFDPVGHAPYNLVYGIGKHVCPGRPLATLELRVLVRALLRVTTAIRSAPDAARTRELPPAGGYQHVPLALT, encoded by the coding sequence GTGAGCGAGCACGAGCCGGCCGACGAGCTCAGCCCCGACGCCCCCGCACACGGCCACGGCGGCCCGCACGCCGACTGGAACCCGCGCGGCCCCCGTGTACGGCGTGATCCCGTGGCCGCCTACGACGCGTTGCGTGCCCAGTGCCCCGTGGCGCGCGGGCCCGACGGCGCGTGGACAGTGTTCTCGCACGCCGACGTCATGCGCGTCGCCTTGGACCACGAGACGTTCTCCAATGCCGTCTCGCGCCACCTCCAGGTGCCGAACGGACTCGACGGTCCCGAGCACACCGCGTTCCGTGCGCTGGTCGAGCGCTTCTTCACACCCGAGCGCATAGCCGAGCTGGCGCCCGCGGTCACGCGCGTGGCCGACGAGCTCGCGGCCACCCTCGTCGTCCCCGGGACGGTCGACGCGGTGGCGCTCGGTGCACGGTTCGCGGTGCGGGCCCAGAGCGTCTGGCTGGGGTGGCCCGCGTCGCTCGAGGAGGAGCTGCTCGACTGGGTCGCCGCCAACCGGGACGCGACGCGTTCGCGCGACCAGGTGCGCACGCGCGACGTGGCGCTGCGCTTCGACGCGATCATCCGCGCCCTGACCGACGCGCGCCGGGCCACGCCGCGCGCGGACGTCACCACGGAGCTGCTGCGCACCCGCGTCGGCGGGCGGACGCTGACCGACGACGAGGTCGTCTCCGTCCTGCGCAACTGGACCGGCGGGGACCTCGGCTCGATCGCGCTGTGCACCGGCGTGGTGCTGGCGCACCTGGCCGACGACCCGCGCCTGCAGGACCGCGTGCGCGACGGCGTCAGCGACCGGGAGCTCGACGCGATCGTCGACGAGACGCTCCGCCTCGACGACCCGTTCGTGAGCAACCGACGCGTCGCCACGCGCCCGGTCGAGCTCGGCGGGCGGCGCATCGCCGCGGGTGACCGCGTCGTGATGAGCTGGACCGCGGCCAACCGCGACGAGCGCGTGTTCGGCCCGCCCGAGCGCTTCGACCCCGTAGGCCACGCGCCGTACAACCTGGTCTACGGCATCGGCAAGCACGTGTGCCCCGGCCGGCCGCTGGCCACGCTCGAGCTGCGGGTCCTGGTCCGCGCGCTCCTGCGCGTCACCACCGCGATCCGGTCCGCACCCGACGCCGCGCGCACGCGCGAGCTGCCACCCGCGGGCGGCTACCAGCACGTGCCGCTCGCGCTGACCTGA
- a CDS encoding DUF305 domain-containing protein, with amino-acid sequence MTTTRHRLAAAALAAALTLTLAGCANDQTSGPAVASSSATAEATATHNDADAAFAQMMIVHHEGALEMAELAQSAAQSPDVVALAERISAAQGPEIDLMTGWLEAWGEPGPDAMGHGGMDHGGMDMDGMDQAGAMGALEQLSGQEFDRRFLELMTAHHEGAIEMAESEIEHGANPDALALARTVIDAQTAEIAEMANLLAAL; translated from the coding sequence ATGACCACCACTCGGCACCGGCTCGCCGCCGCCGCGCTCGCGGCCGCACTCACGCTGACGCTCGCGGGCTGCGCGAACGACCAGACCTCCGGCCCGGCCGTCGCGTCCTCGTCGGCCACCGCGGAGGCGACCGCGACCCACAACGACGCGGACGCCGCGTTCGCTCAGATGATGATCGTCCACCACGAGGGTGCACTCGAGATGGCGGAGCTGGCTCAGAGCGCGGCGCAGAGCCCCGACGTCGTCGCGCTGGCCGAGCGGATCTCGGCCGCGCAGGGGCCGGAGATCGACCTGATGACCGGGTGGCTCGAGGCATGGGGTGAGCCCGGCCCGGACGCCATGGGGCACGGCGGGATGGATCACGGCGGCATGGACATGGACGGCATGGACCAGGCGGGCGCGATGGGCGCGCTCGAGCAGCTGTCCGGGCAGGAGTTCGACCGGCGCTTCCTCGAGCTGATGACCGCGCACCACGAGGGCGCGATCGAGATGGCGGAGAGCGAGATCGAGCACGGGGCCAACCCCGACGCCCTGGCGCTCGCGCGCACGGTCATCGACGCGCAGACCGCGGAGATCGCCGAGATGGCCAACCTCCTGGCTGCGCTGTGA
- a CDS encoding M15 family metallopeptidase codes for MTGITQRIADIRSNLATMSPAPAAAPSASARTFADALASAVTREVATAPPTTQTSVPTSVRNADGVPADLARYGNGRIPADALATVGSTGHRLWAPAAQAFEQLLAAARRDGVQIGITDSYRSYEAQVDVAARKGLYSQGGLAAVPGTSPHGWGLALDLGLGDRAQAWMRSHAGQFGFEEDTPREPWHWVYKR; via the coding sequence ATGACCGGTATCACCCAGCGCATCGCCGACATCCGCAGCAACCTGGCGACCATGAGCCCGGCGCCCGCCGCGGCACCGTCGGCGAGCGCCCGGACGTTCGCCGACGCGCTGGCGTCGGCCGTGACGCGCGAGGTCGCGACGGCACCGCCGACAACGCAGACGAGCGTGCCGACGAGCGTCCGCAACGCCGACGGCGTCCCGGCTGACCTGGCCCGCTACGGCAACGGCCGGATCCCGGCGGACGCACTCGCCACGGTCGGCTCGACCGGGCACCGGCTGTGGGCGCCGGCGGCGCAGGCGTTCGAGCAGCTCCTGGCCGCGGCGCGGCGCGACGGGGTCCAGATCGGCATCACCGACTCCTACCGGTCCTACGAGGCGCAGGTGGATGTCGCGGCGCGCAAGGGCTTGTACTCGCAGGGCGGCCTCGCGGCCGTGCCCGGGACCAGCCCGCACGGCTGGGGACTCGCGCTCGACCTCGGGCTGGGCGACCGCGCCCAAGCCTGGATGCGGTCCCACGCCGGGCAGTTCGGCTTCGAGGAGGACACACCGCGCGAGCCGTGGCACTGGGTCTACAAGCGCTGA
- a CDS encoding SRPBCC family protein, which produces MTHESRHLSVFVARPQQEVYAFVADPANLPRWAPGLGTEVHRVDDAWFVETPHGRVQVTFAPHNDLGVLDHRVVTPTGEVVDVPLRVLAVGDQSEVVFTLRRGAGMTDDELDRDEQLVTADLARLKQIMEAGPA; this is translated from the coding sequence ATGACCCACGAGTCGCGGCACCTGAGCGTGTTCGTCGCCCGCCCGCAGCAGGAGGTCTACGCGTTCGTGGCGGACCCCGCGAACCTGCCGCGCTGGGCGCCCGGGCTGGGCACCGAGGTGCACCGCGTCGACGACGCGTGGTTCGTCGAGACCCCGCACGGGCGCGTGCAGGTGACGTTCGCCCCCCACAACGACCTGGGCGTGCTCGACCACCGGGTGGTGACCCCGACCGGTGAGGTCGTCGACGTGCCGCTGCGGGTGCTCGCCGTCGGCGACCAGAGCGAGGTCGTGTTCACGCTGCGCCGCGGCGCGGGCATGACCGACGACGAGCTCGACCGCGACGAGCAGCTGGTCACCGCCGACCTCGCGCGGCTCAAGCAGATCATGGAGGCGGGCCCGGCCTGA
- a CDS encoding OsmC family protein, with the protein MEYTASVRTGADGHDVTVGVGGQDRTLTLPAREGSSGSAVSGGELLFLALATCCANDVFREAASRSLPVESVAVEVTGQFDAPGARARDVTYRVSVVSPAPEDQVRALVAHVDAIAEVHGSLRHGTPVTLTDVDVRGTA; encoded by the coding sequence GTGGAGTACACGGCCTCGGTCCGCACCGGCGCGGACGGTCACGACGTCACCGTCGGAGTCGGCGGGCAGGACCGCACGCTCACGCTGCCCGCGCGCGAGGGCAGCTCGGGCTCGGCCGTCAGCGGCGGTGAGCTGCTGTTCCTCGCGCTCGCCACCTGCTGCGCCAACGACGTGTTCCGGGAGGCCGCCAGCCGGTCCCTGCCCGTCGAGTCCGTCGCGGTCGAGGTCACGGGCCAGTTCGACGCACCCGGCGCCCGGGCGCGGGACGTGACGTACCGCGTCAGCGTCGTCTCCCCCGCGCCCGAGGACCAGGTGCGCGCGCTCGTCGCGCACGTCGACGCGATCGCCGAGGTGCACGGCTCATTGCGCCACGGGACGCCGGTGACGCTCACGGACGTCGACGTCCGTGGCACCGCGTAG
- a CDS encoding phosphotransferase family protein, whose protein sequence is MHDETTPSPRAAVPHRGTASRPRWHALPDAVRAAVESRAGAAVLDAASQDGGFTEGFASRLRLGDGRRLFVKAASASRGEHAHHAYRHEAVVAAVLPTSVPAPRLLWSLDVGDWVVLAFEDVEATAPHRPWRPDELAAVLAALGDLAEVLTPAPGALLPLGTTADLDPELSFWRRCAAGDADAALVPAPWRARIDELAALEGRWAQAAAGDSAVHFDLRDDNILLADDGRVLVCDWNWVQLAAPWVDLIGLLISVHGDGLDAEHVVATHALTRDVPHASIDAFLVALAGYFVGAAASPPVPTSPWLRVHQAWARDAGLDWLAARLAR, encoded by the coding sequence ATGCACGACGAGACGACGCCCAGCCCGCGCGCCGCGGTCCCGCACCGGGGCACGGCCTCCCGCCCGCGCTGGCACGCCCTGCCCGACGCGGTGCGCGCGGCGGTCGAGTCCCGCGCGGGCGCCGCGGTGCTCGACGCCGCGTCGCAGGACGGCGGCTTCACCGAGGGCTTCGCGAGCCGCCTGCGGCTCGGCGACGGCCGCCGCCTCTTCGTGAAGGCCGCATCCGCGTCCCGCGGGGAGCACGCCCACCACGCGTATCGACACGAGGCGGTCGTGGCCGCGGTCCTGCCGACGAGCGTCCCGGCTCCGCGCCTGCTGTGGAGCCTCGACGTGGGCGACTGGGTCGTGCTGGCGTTCGAGGACGTCGAGGCCACGGCGCCGCACCGCCCGTGGCGTCCCGACGAGCTGGCCGCGGTGCTCGCCGCGCTCGGCGACCTGGCGGAGGTGCTGACCCCGGCCCCCGGGGCGCTGCTCCCGCTCGGCACGACGGCCGACCTGGACCCCGAGCTCAGCTTCTGGCGCCGGTGCGCGGCGGGCGACGCCGACGCCGCGCTGGTGCCCGCTCCCTGGCGCGCACGGATCGACGAGCTCGCCGCGCTCGAGGGCCGGTGGGCGCAGGCCGCCGCGGGCGACTCCGCGGTGCACTTCGACCTGCGCGACGACAACATCCTGCTCGCCGACGACGGGCGGGTGCTGGTGTGCGACTGGAACTGGGTCCAGCTCGCGGCGCCGTGGGTGGACCTGATCGGCCTGCTCATCAGCGTGCACGGCGACGGCCTGGACGCCGAGCACGTCGTCGCGACGCACGCGCTCACGCGTGACGTCCCGCACGCCTCGATCGACGCGTTCCTCGTCGCGCTCGCCGGGTACTTCGTCGGCGCGGCGGCCAGCCCTCCTGTGCCCACGTCGCCGTGGCTGCGCGTGCACCAGGCGTGGGCGCGTGACGCCGGCCTCGACTGGCTCGCCGCACGGCTGGCCCGCTGA
- a CDS encoding putative quinol monooxygenase, which produces MAEVRLSGHLVCADHDEARVVAEHLPAHVALTHDEPGCLAFTVERTGDPLVWAVQERFTDEAAFRAHQARVAASDWGRATAGIERRYVVDGLPAGPG; this is translated from the coding sequence ATGGCTGAGGTGCGTCTGTCCGGGCACCTGGTGTGCGCGGATCACGACGAGGCCCGCGTCGTCGCCGAGCACCTGCCCGCGCACGTCGCCCTGACGCACGACGAGCCGGGCTGCCTCGCCTTCACGGTGGAGCGCACCGGCGACCCGCTGGTCTGGGCCGTGCAGGAGCGGTTCACCGACGAGGCCGCGTTCCGTGCGCACCAGGCCCGCGTCGCGGCCAGCGACTGGGGCCGCGCGACTGCGGGGATCGAGCGCCGGTACGTCGTCGACGGCCTGCCCGCCGGGCCCGGCTGA
- a CDS encoding septum formation family protein, which produces MAGFILSLLGGSVLAIIFGIMGIRRTRDGRAKGRGMAIAAVVIGPIWLVLQIVGAVYALKAGAASTYAVGDCVRISADGELDDGTAPTLPEVACSTSHGGEVYAVKDLPGDSYPGVEELETTADAFCATEFERFVGLPIEQSELTYYYLYPRGVGWRAGDHEVVCLVISPVDVTGTLRGAAS; this is translated from the coding sequence GTGGCGGGTTTCATCCTGAGCCTCCTCGGCGGCTCGGTGCTGGCCATCATCTTCGGGATCATGGGCATCAGGCGGACGCGGGACGGCCGGGCCAAGGGTCGGGGCATGGCGATCGCGGCGGTCGTGATCGGCCCCATCTGGCTCGTCCTGCAGATCGTCGGGGCCGTCTACGCGCTGAAGGCCGGAGCGGCGTCCACGTATGCGGTCGGCGACTGCGTCAGGATCAGCGCGGACGGCGAGCTCGACGACGGCACCGCGCCCACGTTGCCCGAGGTGGCGTGCTCGACGTCGCACGGGGGCGAGGTGTACGCGGTGAAGGACCTGCCCGGTGACTCCTATCCCGGTGTGGAGGAGCTCGAGACGACCGCCGACGCGTTCTGCGCGACCGAGTTCGAGCGCTTCGTGGGCCTGCCGATCGAGCAGTCGGAGCTGACCTACTACTACCTCTACCCGCGGGGGGTCGGCTGGCGGGCGGGTGACCACGAGGTCGTCTGCCTGGTGATCTCGCCCGTCGACGTCACCGGGACGCTGCGGGGGGCCGCGAGCTGA
- a CDS encoding DUF427 domain-containing protein: MNRPVPIRPAPGQESVWDYPRPPRVEACTSKLEIVLGGEAVARTSSAWRVLETSHPPTYYLPRAAFVPGSLRAAEGVSWCEWKGAAAYLDVIGGQTVARGAAWSYPAPSAGFEVLAGAVAVMPGAMDRCTVDGEVVRPQDGGFYGGWITSSVVGPFKGGPGTLGW, encoded by the coding sequence GTGAACCGCCCCGTGCCGATCCGCCCCGCGCCCGGGCAGGAGTCCGTGTGGGACTACCCGCGGCCCCCGCGCGTCGAGGCCTGCACGTCCAAGCTGGAGATCGTCCTCGGCGGTGAGGCGGTCGCGCGGACTTCGTCGGCGTGGCGTGTGCTCGAGACGAGCCACCCGCCGACCTACTACCTGCCCCGTGCGGCGTTCGTGCCGGGGTCGCTGCGCGCGGCCGAGGGCGTCTCGTGGTGCGAGTGGAAGGGCGCGGCGGCGTACCTCGACGTGATCGGCGGGCAGACCGTGGCGCGTGGCGCCGCGTGGTCGTACCCCGCACCTTCGGCCGGGTTCGAGGTGCTCGCAGGTGCGGTCGCGGTGATGCCCGGTGCCATGGACCGGTGCACGGTGGACGGCGAGGTGGTGCGGCCGCAGGACGGCGGCTTCTACGGCGGGTGGATCACGTCGTCCGTGGTCGGACCGTTCAAGGGCGGACCGGGCACGCTCGGCTGGTGA
- a CDS encoding DUF427 domain-containing protein, translating to MSRPVPIRPAPGQESVWDYPRPPRVEACPSELEIVLGGEAVARTSSAWRVLETSHPPTYYLPRAAFVPGSLRAAEGASWCEWKGAAVYLDVIGGQTVARGAAWSYPDPSAGFEVLSAIPTPATEPPTCIVGDASFGPFSQLDVYGFGGDAVASAAVAQKDSATYAARALQARENWGTPRGSRAGRTLNLYRRPGAIRNWQLFGKHPATQFAGKALGIVGVGASGYLAYDSAIDEGLETDEAVGRGAVAVASSGAGLAAAWWAGSAVGSAVGTAIPVPGLGTAAGFVVGGAVSVGATWLTSSILNRFL from the coding sequence GTGAGCCGTCCGGTGCCGATCCGCCCCGCGCCCGGGCAGGAGTCCGTGTGGGACTACCCGCGGCCCCCGCGCGTCGAGGCCTGCCCGTCCGAGCTGGAGATCGTCCTCGGCGGTGAGGCGGTCGCGCGGACTTCGTCGGCGTGGCGTGTGCTCGAGACGAGCCACCCGCCGACGTACTACCTGCCCCGTGCGGCGTTCGTGCCGGGGTCGCTGCGCGCGGCCGAGGGCGCGTCGTGGTGCGAGTGGAAGGGCGCGGCCGTGTACCTCGACGTGATCGGCGGGCAGACCGTGGCGCGTGGCGCCGCGTGGTCGTACCCCGATCCGTCGGCTGGCTTCGAGGTGCTGTCGGCAATCCCGACCCCAGCGACCGAGCCGCCGACCTGCATAGTTGGCGACGCTTCTTTTGGCCCGTTTAGCCAGTTGGACGTGTATGGGTTTGGCGGTGACGCTGTCGCGTCGGCAGCGGTCGCGCAGAAGGACTCCGCCACATATGCGGCCAGGGCGCTTCAGGCACGGGAGAACTGGGGCACGCCGCGCGGATCTCGCGCCGGTCGGACTCTCAACCTCTACCGCCGGCCCGGCGCAATTCGAAACTGGCAGTTGTTCGGCAAGCACCCCGCAACTCAGTTTGCTGGCAAGGCGCTCGGTATTGTCGGGGTAGGGGCGAGCGGGTACCTTGCATACGATTCGGCTATCGATGAGGGCCTTGAGACGGACGAAGCGGTTGGCCGGGGGGCGGTTGCGGTCGCGTCGTCAGGCGCGGGCCTCGCTGCAGCATGGTGGGCGGGATCGGCGGTCGGCTCGGCGGTCGGCACTGCCATTCCAGTCCCTGGATTAGGCACGGCGGCAGGCTTCGTCGTCGGCGGCGCCGTCAGTGTAGGGGCTACCTGGCTAACCAGCTCGATCTTGAATCGCTTCTTGTGA
- a CDS encoding GatB/YqeY domain-containing protein produces the protein MTSPHDGPDEAHTVPDGVSDELVAAVGGVTAAFEVIEHARGMLYAFHRLVGRADKELAEALDQLEAAGRPDLADALRTEIVGRNVLDGRWTFQVIEEFDSGYYAAFADAERSVRDATMGGRRHVFEAQLKERERTPGRPGHEARPAATHE, from the coding sequence ATGACCTCACCGCACGACGGCCCCGACGAGGCCCACACCGTCCCCGACGGCGTCTCCGACGAGCTGGTCGCAGCCGTCGGAGGCGTGACCGCCGCCTTCGAGGTGATCGAGCACGCGCGCGGGATGCTCTACGCGTTCCACCGCCTGGTCGGACGCGCCGACAAGGAGCTCGCCGAGGCCCTGGACCAGCTCGAGGCGGCCGGACGCCCCGACCTCGCCGACGCGCTCCGGACCGAGATCGTCGGGCGCAACGTCCTCGACGGACGCTGGACGTTCCAGGTGATCGAGGAGTTCGACTCCGGCTACTACGCGGCGTTCGCCGACGCCGAGCGTTCCGTGCGCGACGCGACCATGGGCGGGCGCCGGCACGTCTTCGAGGCCCAGCTCAAAGAACGCGAACGCACCCCCGGCCGCCCCGGCCACGAGGCCCGCCCGGCGGCCACGCACGAGTGA
- a CDS encoding IS3 family transposase, with product MMFRLVRDLAAAGVPVAVACRVLGVSRSGFHAWSTRPPSARSVADAQLSATIVAVHEMSRRSYGAPRVHAELRLGLGIRCGRKRVARLMRAAGIGGICHQRKRGRHRPAPAPHEDLVRRRFVAEEPNRLWCTDITEHPTSEGRVYCAAVLDVFSRQVVGWSIADHIRAELVVDALQMATWRRRPEPGAIVHADRGPQYTSWVFGHRLREAGLLGSMGRVASSVDNTMIESFWSTMQRELLDQQHWTSKAELATAIFEWIEAWYNPRRRHTSLGNLSPTEFENLHTAATAAA from the coding sequence ATGATGTTCCGGCTGGTCCGAGACCTCGCCGCGGCCGGTGTGCCGGTCGCGGTGGCCTGCCGGGTCCTGGGCGTCTCACGTTCGGGGTTCCACGCCTGGTCGACGCGGCCGCCCTCGGCGCGGTCCGTGGCCGACGCGCAGCTGTCGGCGACGATCGTGGCGGTGCACGAGATGTCGCGCCGCTCCTACGGCGCCCCGCGCGTTCATGCCGAGCTGCGCCTGGGGCTCGGAATCCGTTGCGGTCGCAAACGGGTGGCGCGGCTGATGCGCGCCGCGGGCATCGGTGGGATCTGCCACCAGCGCAAACGCGGCCGCCACCGACCCGCGCCCGCGCCGCACGAGGACCTGGTGCGTCGCAGGTTCGTCGCCGAGGAGCCGAACCGGTTGTGGTGCACCGACATCACGGAGCACCCCACGAGCGAGGGCCGCGTGTACTGCGCCGCGGTGCTGGACGTGTTCTCCCGGCAGGTCGTGGGGTGGTCCATCGCGGACCACATTCGCGCCGAACTCGTCGTCGACGCCCTGCAGATGGCGACCTGGCGACGCCGACCCGAGCCCGGCGCGATCGTCCACGCGGACAGGGGCCCGCAGTACACGTCCTGGGTCTTCGGGCACCGGCTGCGCGAGGCCGGGCTGCTCGGCTCGATGGGCCGGGTCGCCTCGAGCGTGGACAACACGATGATCGAGAGCTTCTGGTCGACCATGCAGCGCGAGCTGCTCGACCAGCAGCACTGGACCTCGAAAGCCGAACTCGCGACCGCGATCTTCGAGTGGATCGAGGCCTGGTACAACCCCCGACGCCGGCACACCAGCCTCGGGAACCTATCCCCGACCGAGTTCGAGAACCTTCACACCGCCGCGACCGCGGCGGCATGA
- a CDS encoding IS3 family transposase → MPAAKPPEFRRRAVELARSGQQPVASIAADLGISESCLRRWMAQDDVDAGRREGLTSEERKELVESRRRIRVLEMENEILKRASAYFARENVLPK, encoded by the coding sequence ATGCCTGCAGCCAAGCCGCCGGAGTTCCGCCGGCGAGCCGTTGAGTTGGCCCGTTCGGGTCAGCAGCCGGTCGCGAGTATCGCGGCCGATCTGGGGATCAGCGAGTCGTGTCTGCGTCGGTGGATGGCTCAGGACGACGTCGATGCCGGCCGCCGCGAGGGGTTGACCAGCGAGGAGCGCAAGGAGCTGGTCGAGTCGCGCCGGCGGATCCGGGTGCTGGAGATGGAGAACGAGATCCTCAAGCGCGCCAGCGCGTACTTCGCCCGGGAGAACGTCCTCCCAAAATGA